One Actinospica robiniae DSM 44927 genomic region harbors:
- a CDS encoding GntR family transcriptional regulator, translating into MPPPEAPRPFGIVDVLRLKIVSGEYPEGAKLPGETALAGQLQASRSTVRRALVELGREGLVSAARGRGTFVRVLPDKRAIVIGDEVEHEDLLEAAYEPVRRGWTPVWPSRLLAPVSGPGPGPASGPAPGPGTGPAPAQQQTRLSQQAYLPRRSGSTQVRGARIVGCNSVQAATLGLGPKQPIVLRDQRWRHQANGFVIALSSFAPTSLFGIFRERPKSEPFADGRNPDHGSRPESEDGVAVFEELKREHGPVTFSASVKARMPGVREREELEMETGVPLLVVTRTMFDPAGHPLEATVVHAPADRFEVAHVSRKPILSL; encoded by the coding sequence ATGCCGCCGCCGGAAGCCCCACGCCCCTTCGGAATCGTCGACGTGCTCCGACTCAAGATCGTCTCCGGTGAGTACCCGGAGGGCGCCAAGCTGCCGGGCGAGACGGCGCTGGCCGGTCAGCTGCAGGCCTCGCGCTCGACCGTCCGCCGAGCGCTGGTCGAACTCGGCCGCGAGGGCCTGGTCAGCGCGGCGCGGGGCCGGGGCACCTTCGTCCGGGTGCTGCCGGACAAGCGCGCCATCGTGATCGGCGACGAGGTCGAGCACGAAGATCTGCTGGAGGCGGCGTACGAGCCGGTCCGCCGCGGCTGGACGCCCGTCTGGCCGTCGCGGCTGCTGGCGCCCGTGTCGGGGCCGGGGCCGGGGCCTGCTTCGGGGCCCGCGCCAGGTCCGGGGACCGGGCCAGCACCCGCGCAGCAGCAGACGCGGCTGTCTCAGCAGGCGTACTTGCCGAGGCGCAGCGGAAGTACGCAGGTCCGCGGCGCCCGCATCGTCGGCTGCAACAGCGTCCAGGCGGCGACACTGGGACTAGGCCCGAAGCAGCCGATCGTGCTGCGCGACCAGCGTTGGCGCCACCAGGCGAACGGATTCGTCATCGCCCTCAGCTCGTTCGCGCCCACGAGCCTGTTCGGCATCTTCAGGGAGAGGCCGAAGTCAGAACCGTTCGCGGACGGACGGAATCCTGACCACGGCTCGCGGCCCGAGAGCGAGGACGGTGTGGCGGTCTTCGAGGAGCTGAAGCGCGAACACGGGCCCGTCACCTTCAGTGCGAGCGTCAAGGCCCGTATGCCGGGCGTCCGCGAGCGGGAGGAACTGGAGATGGAGACGGGAGTCCCGCTCCTGGTAGTCACCCGCACGATGTTCGACCCGGCCGGCCACCCGCTGGAAGCCACTGTCGTCCACGCGCCGGCCGACCGTTTCGAGGTGGCGCACGTCAGCCGAAAGCCGATCCTGAGTCTGTAG
- a CDS encoding glycoside hydrolase family 48 protein translates to MRRTERPDRRARWRAVAVWLGTSALVAGGLTAGATAAQAAPVADSVAMPAAATSPGCTVNYAVASNWGSGFQVQITITNTGPAISSWTLAYSYATSDESLQSGWNGTWTQSGKAVTVASLSWNGSLATGASTGMGANFNLNGAIDTPTAFTLNGTACSSNTGGTASPSPSASASASKSASASASASPSKSASASASASPSKSASASASASPSSTGTGTAAPCTVVPGSSSSNELAPSVSLVSPTAGEIFSPGSNITVQAAACSSGSIASVTYYASTSAGTNNEIGISTASPWSVQWANVPAGNYSITAVATDNLNQSVTSYPIAITVEGPTIIVNPTILTVSQGSSATVGVALSSQPSASVTVAVASSGDSDLSVSAGSALTFTPSNWNVAQQATVSSGSTAADVGASGTVTASASGWTSGTVAVTEAQKGSAYDQWFLNLYDDMKNPANGYFSPKGIPYHSVETLIVEAPDYGHETTSETYSYWLWLEADYGRVTGNWTPFVNAWTNMETYLIPNDANQPGQCSYNASSPATYGPEEGSPSDYPVALSSSVPVGSDPLAAELKSAYGTCDMYQPMWIMDTDNRYGFGQQEDGTSTPSWINTFQRGSEESVWDTVDQPDWDSLKYGGPNGFLDLFNNGGGSFATQYKYTDAPDADARMVQAAFWADTYAKAQGKSSAVTSTDAKAAKLGDYLRYSMFDKYFKQISSTCSTAGSVACPAGTSKSNEDTYLLSWYDAWGGSTTGAWSWRISGSEIHEGYQNPLAAWVLSTDADISPLGTTAKTDWSTSLTTELNLYSWLQSSEGAIAGGVTNNWGGNYGDAGKPPSGDPTFDGMYYDWEPVYHNPPSNQWFGYQTWPMERVAEYYYETGNAQAKSILSKWVSWAESVTTVNPSTGVLTTPGTLTWSGQPGENWTTGTSSSSTPPANTGLHVTTSSPGTDLGVASSEAKVFEYYAAKSGDSTAETYAQNIIDVIHKYYGDSLGYSAPETRTDYSNFNVAFNTTNYEGVYFPSSWTGTFPGGIKLSSKTNTFISIRPWYVGDPQWSKVAGYLAGGSAPVFDYHRFWGEADIATAFDSFAYLFPTVAPPSGF, encoded by the coding sequence ATGAGACGCACAGAACGTCCGGACCGACGAGCGCGGTGGCGAGCCGTTGCCGTCTGGCTGGGCACCAGCGCGCTCGTCGCCGGCGGCCTGACCGCCGGCGCCACCGCGGCGCAGGCCGCACCGGTCGCGGATTCCGTGGCGATGCCCGCGGCCGCCACCTCGCCCGGCTGCACCGTGAACTACGCCGTCGCCTCGAACTGGGGAAGCGGTTTCCAGGTCCAGATCACCATCACCAACACCGGTCCGGCGATCTCCAGCTGGACCCTCGCCTACTCCTACGCCACCAGCGACGAGTCGCTGCAGAGCGGGTGGAACGGCACCTGGACCCAGAGCGGCAAGGCGGTCACCGTCGCCAGCCTGAGCTGGAACGGCTCGCTGGCCACCGGCGCCTCCACCGGTATGGGCGCCAACTTCAACCTCAACGGCGCCATCGACACCCCGACCGCGTTCACCCTGAACGGGACGGCGTGCTCGAGCAACACCGGCGGCACCGCCAGCCCCAGCCCGAGCGCCTCGGCCAGTGCGTCGAAGAGCGCCTCGGCTTCGGCCTCGGCCAGCCCGTCGAAGAGCGCCTCGGCCTCCGCCTCGGCCAGTCCCTCGAAGAGCGCGTCCGCCTCCGCGAGCGCCTCGCCGAGCTCGACCGGCACCGGCACCGCCGCCCCGTGCACCGTGGTGCCCGGCTCCTCGTCCTCGAACGAGCTGGCCCCGAGCGTCTCCCTGGTCAGCCCCACCGCCGGCGAGATCTTCAGCCCGGGCTCGAACATCACCGTGCAGGCCGCGGCGTGCTCCTCCGGCAGCATCGCGTCGGTGACGTACTACGCCAGCACCAGCGCGGGCACCAACAACGAGATCGGGATCTCCACGGCCAGCCCGTGGTCGGTCCAGTGGGCCAACGTGCCCGCCGGCAACTACTCGATCACGGCCGTGGCGACGGACAACCTGAACCAGTCCGTCACCTCCTACCCGATCGCGATCACGGTCGAGGGCCCGACGATCATCGTCAACCCGACCATCCTGACGGTGTCGCAGGGTTCTTCCGCCACGGTGGGCGTCGCGCTCTCCTCGCAGCCCAGCGCCAGCGTAACGGTGGCGGTGGCCTCGAGCGGCGACTCCGACCTGTCCGTCTCCGCCGGCTCCGCGCTCACCTTCACCCCGTCGAACTGGAACGTGGCCCAGCAGGCCACCGTCTCCTCCGGATCGACAGCGGCGGACGTGGGAGCCTCCGGCACGGTGACCGCCTCGGCCTCCGGATGGACGTCCGGAACCGTCGCGGTGACCGAGGCGCAGAAGGGCTCCGCGTACGACCAGTGGTTCCTGAACCTCTATGACGACATGAAGAACCCGGCCAACGGGTACTTCAGCCCGAAGGGCATCCCGTACCACTCGGTGGAGACCCTGATCGTCGAGGCTCCGGACTACGGCCACGAGACCACGTCCGAGACCTACAGCTACTGGCTCTGGCTCGAGGCCGACTACGGCCGGGTCACCGGGAACTGGACTCCGTTCGTCAACGCATGGACGAACATGGAGACCTACCTGATCCCGAACGACGCGAACCAGCCCGGCCAGTGCAGCTACAACGCCTCCTCGCCGGCCACCTACGGCCCCGAGGAAGGCTCGCCGAGCGACTACCCGGTCGCGCTCAGCTCCTCCGTGCCGGTCGGTTCCGACCCGCTGGCCGCCGAGCTCAAGTCCGCATACGGCACCTGCGACATGTACCAGCCGATGTGGATCATGGACACGGACAACCGCTACGGCTTCGGCCAGCAGGAGGACGGCACCTCCACGCCCAGCTGGATCAACACCTTCCAGCGCGGCTCGGAGGAGTCGGTGTGGGACACCGTCGACCAGCCCGACTGGGACTCGCTGAAGTACGGCGGCCCCAACGGCTTCCTCGACCTGTTCAACAACGGCGGCGGCAGCTTCGCCACCCAGTACAAGTACACCGACGCGCCGGACGCCGACGCGCGCATGGTGCAGGCCGCGTTCTGGGCCGACACCTACGCCAAGGCGCAGGGCAAGAGCTCCGCGGTCACCTCGACCGACGCCAAGGCCGCCAAGCTCGGCGACTACCTGCGCTACTCGATGTTCGACAAGTACTTCAAGCAGATCAGCAGCACCTGCAGCACGGCCGGCTCGGTCGCCTGCCCGGCCGGCACCTCCAAGTCGAACGAGGACACGTACCTGCTGTCCTGGTACGACGCGTGGGGCGGCTCGACCACCGGGGCCTGGTCCTGGCGGATCAGCGGCTCCGAGATCCACGAGGGCTACCAGAACCCGCTGGCCGCCTGGGTCCTGTCCACCGACGCGGACATCTCCCCGCTCGGCACCACGGCCAAGACGGACTGGTCCACCAGCCTGACCACGGAGCTGAACCTGTACTCGTGGCTGCAGTCGTCCGAGGGTGCGATCGCGGGCGGTGTCACCAACAACTGGGGCGGCAACTACGGCGACGCCGGCAAGCCCCCGTCCGGTGACCCCACCTTCGACGGGATGTACTACGACTGGGAACCGGTCTACCACAACCCGCCGAGCAACCAGTGGTTCGGCTACCAGACCTGGCCGATGGAGCGGGTGGCCGAGTACTACTACGAGACCGGCAACGCCCAGGCGAAGTCGATCCTGTCCAAGTGGGTCAGCTGGGCCGAATCGGTCACCACGGTGAACCCGAGCACGGGCGTGCTGACCACTCCCGGAACCCTGACCTGGTCCGGTCAGCCCGGCGAGAACTGGACGACCGGCACGTCGAGCTCCTCGACGCCGCCGGCCAACACCGGTCTGCACGTGACCACGTCCAGCCCGGGCACCGACCTGGGCGTGGCCTCCTCGGAGGCGAAGGTGTTCGAGTACTACGCCGCGAAGTCGGGTGACTCCACGGCGGAGACGTACGCGCAGAACATCATCGACGTGATCCACAAGTACTACGGCGACTCGCTCGGCTACTCGGCCCCGGAGACCCGGACCGACTACTCGAACTTCAACGTCGCCTTCAACACCACCAACTACGAGGGTGTCTACTTCCCGTCGAGCTGGACCGGCACCTTCCCCGGTGGCATCAAGCTCAGCTCGAAGACCAACACCTTCATCTCCATCCGCCCGTGGTACGTCGGCGACCCGCAGTGGTCCAAGGTCGCCGGCTACCTCGCGGGCGGCTCGGCGCCGGTGTTCGACTACCACCGGTTCTGGGGCGAGGCGGACATCGCCACGGCGTTCGACTCGTTCGCGTACCTGTTCCCGACCGTCGCCCCGCCGTCCGGATTCTGA
- a CDS encoding glutaminase, giving the protein MPRLPEDLPELLERVRAETAGSVGTGKVADYIPALASVPADRFGLAVATVDGQLHGVGDWRERFSIQSISKVFGLALTLGLDGDRLWQRVGREPSGDPFNSLVQLELEHGIPRNPFINAGALVVTDRLLSVTGDPVGAVLALLRGEVGDDGFGVDPLVAESEAAHGDLNAALGYFMSAHGNMDNPIRIVLDHYFRQCAIAMSCGELAQAALFLARHGTLRDERRLLSEVQAKRINAIMLTCGAYDAAGEFAYRVGLPGKSGVGGGILAVVPRLCTVCVWSPGLDDQGNSIAGVAALERFAQLTGSSVF; this is encoded by the coding sequence GTGCCGCGACTACCGGAGGACCTGCCCGAGCTGCTCGAACGGGTGCGCGCCGAGACGGCCGGCTCGGTCGGGACGGGCAAGGTGGCCGACTACATCCCGGCGCTGGCCTCGGTGCCGGCCGACCGGTTCGGCCTTGCGGTGGCGACGGTCGACGGGCAGCTGCACGGGGTCGGCGACTGGCGCGAGCGCTTCTCCATCCAGTCGATCTCGAAGGTGTTCGGGCTCGCGCTCACCCTCGGCCTGGACGGCGACCGGCTCTGGCAGCGGGTCGGCCGCGAGCCGTCCGGGGACCCGTTCAACTCGCTGGTCCAGCTGGAGCTCGAGCACGGCATCCCGCGCAACCCGTTCATCAACGCGGGCGCCCTGGTGGTCACCGACCGCCTGCTGTCCGTCACCGGCGACCCCGTCGGCGCGGTGCTCGCGCTGCTGCGCGGCGAGGTGGGGGACGACGGGTTCGGCGTCGACCCGCTGGTGGCCGAGTCGGAGGCGGCGCACGGGGATCTGAACGCGGCGCTCGGCTACTTCATGTCGGCGCACGGGAACATGGACAACCCGATCCGGATCGTGCTCGACCACTACTTCCGGCAGTGCGCGATCGCGATGAGCTGTGGCGAGCTGGCCCAGGCCGCGCTGTTCCTGGCCCGGCACGGCACGTTGCGCGACGAGCGCCGGCTGCTGAGCGAGGTCCAGGCCAAGCGGATCAATGCGATCATGCTCACCTGCGGGGCGTACGACGCGGCGGGCGAGTTCGCCTACCGCGTCGGGCTGCCCGGCAAGTCCGGCGTCGGCGGGGGCATCCTGGCCGTGGTGCCGCGGCTGTGCACGGTGTGCGTGTGGAGCCCGGGCCTGGACGACCAGGGCAACTCGATCGCGGGCGTCGCCGCCTTGGAGCGGTTCGCCCAGCTGACCGGATCATCGGTGTTCTGA
- a CDS encoding Gfo/Idh/MocA family protein, with the protein MTERIRWGIAGTGGIASAFAADLALLPDAEIVAVGSRSQESADTFADRFGIPHRHVGYEALAADPDVDAIYVAVPHTGHREAALAAIDGGKAVLCEKPFAVNAAETEQMIAAARAKGTFLMEGMWVRFLPHLALVRSLIADGRIGRVRSVVADRCDILSEDPKHRVRAPELAGGALLDLGIYPVSLVSMATGGQLPARVEAVAALTDTGVDAHASMVFQYPDGAQGVVTTSLDLRSANTATIAGTEGRIVITQPWARTSPVELTLLDGTTYTTDLPHEGHGLRHQAAEVGARLRAGELESPVMPLDETLAVMRTLDLVRERIGLRYPGE; encoded by the coding sequence GTGACTGAACGCATCCGCTGGGGGATCGCCGGCACCGGCGGCATCGCGTCCGCGTTCGCCGCAGACCTCGCGCTCCTGCCCGACGCCGAGATCGTCGCGGTCGGCTCGCGCTCGCAGGAGTCCGCCGACACCTTCGCCGACCGCTTCGGCATCCCGCACCGCCACGTCGGCTACGAGGCGCTCGCCGCGGACCCGGACGTCGACGCGATCTACGTCGCGGTCCCGCACACCGGTCACCGCGAGGCCGCCCTCGCCGCGATCGACGGCGGCAAGGCGGTGCTGTGCGAGAAGCCCTTCGCCGTCAACGCCGCCGAGACCGAGCAGATGATCGCGGCCGCCCGGGCCAAGGGCACCTTCCTGATGGAGGGCATGTGGGTGCGCTTCCTGCCGCACCTCGCGCTGGTCCGCTCGCTGATCGCGGACGGCCGGATCGGCCGGGTCCGCTCGGTCGTCGCAGACCGCTGCGACATCCTGAGCGAGGACCCCAAGCACCGCGTGCGCGCCCCCGAGCTCGCCGGCGGAGCCCTGCTGGACCTCGGCATATACCCGGTCTCGCTGGTCTCGATGGCGACCGGCGGCCAGCTGCCCGCGCGGGTCGAGGCGGTCGCGGCGCTGACCGACACCGGCGTCGACGCGCACGCCTCGATGGTCTTCCAGTACCCCGACGGCGCTCAGGGCGTGGTCACCACCTCGCTGGATCTGCGCAGCGCCAACACCGCCACGATCGCCGGGACCGAGGGCCGGATCGTGATCACCCAGCCCTGGGCCCGCACCAGCCCGGTCGAGCTGACCCTGCTCGACGGCACGACGTACACCACCGACCTCCCGCACGAGGGCCACGGGCTGCGCCACCAGGCCGCCGAAGTCGGCGCGCGGCTGCGGGCGGGCGAGCTGGAGAGCCCGGTCATGCCGCTGGACGAGACCCTCGCCGTCATGCGCACGCTCGACCTGGTGCGCGAGCGGATCGGGCTGCGCTACCCGGGCGAGTGA
- a CDS encoding TetR/AcrR family transcriptional regulator — protein sequence MALTARDRLIDAAFELFDERGYDQTTVDEIAARAGAGRTTFFRLFRAKEDVIFPPHEALLEAAAARLATATAETAGVALTEATGIVLEYYLTEGRRARVRYRLTTAAPALRDREFASMRLYQRLFREFAQRWLPDTPADRLRAELLGNAAVTAHNHVLRRWLRGETEAVREEFADAMAEVLRLHGAGVGPAAAPAPDTSEAEESAQAPAVVVLRTRKDLDRFLPQLERLLE from the coding sequence ATGGCCCTCACGGCGCGCGACCGATTGATCGACGCGGCTTTCGAGCTGTTCGACGAGCGCGGGTACGACCAGACCACGGTGGACGAGATCGCCGCGCGCGCGGGCGCCGGGCGCACCACCTTCTTCCGGCTCTTCCGGGCCAAGGAGGACGTGATCTTCCCACCGCACGAGGCGCTGCTCGAGGCCGCCGCCGCCCGGCTGGCCACCGCCACCGCCGAGACCGCCGGCGTCGCGCTGACCGAGGCGACCGGGATCGTGCTCGAGTACTACCTCACCGAGGGCCGCCGGGCCCGCGTGCGCTACCGGCTCACCACCGCGGCGCCCGCCCTGCGCGACCGCGAGTTCGCCTCGATGCGGCTCTACCAGCGGCTCTTCCGCGAGTTCGCCCAGCGCTGGCTGCCGGACACCCCGGCCGACCGGCTGCGCGCCGAACTGCTCGGCAACGCCGCGGTCACCGCGCACAACCACGTGCTGCGGCGCTGGCTGCGCGGGGAGACCGAGGCGGTGCGCGAGGAGTTCGCCGACGCGATGGCCGAGGTGCTGCGGCTGCACGGCGCGGGCGTCGGCCCCGCCGCCGCGCCGGCGCCGGATACGAGCGAGGCGGAGGAATCCGCGCAGGCGCCCGCGGTGGTGGTCCTGCGCACCCGCAAGGATCTCGACCGGTTCCTCCCGCAGCTCGAACGGCTGCTCGAATAA
- a CDS encoding TetR/AcrR family transcriptional regulator, which produces MPTGVALRDPKDLLFAAAERVLLRDGPTGLTSRAVTAEAGCAKGVLHRYFADFDAFLAELVRGRAEQVTARSALLLEVAGLGSPVVHLTGALFDLFDPVAVGIVGLIIFRDELRVRLRETWPRGVPILAEGRAMIVGYLGAERARGRIAADADLETIALMLIGSAHLLFAGAGVDAPPSRAEVREVVAAALAGAGSTDSGSAFG; this is translated from the coding sequence GTGCCCACTGGCGTGGCTTTGCGCGACCCGAAGGACCTGCTCTTCGCGGCGGCTGAGCGAGTCCTGCTGCGCGACGGGCCTACGGGGCTGACCAGCCGCGCCGTCACGGCGGAGGCGGGGTGCGCCAAGGGGGTGCTGCACCGCTACTTCGCGGACTTCGACGCGTTCCTCGCCGAGCTCGTGCGCGGGCGCGCGGAGCAGGTCACCGCTCGGTCGGCGCTGCTGCTGGAGGTCGCCGGGCTCGGATCTCCGGTGGTGCACCTGACCGGTGCGCTGTTCGACCTCTTCGACCCGGTCGCGGTCGGGATCGTCGGGCTGATCATCTTCCGCGACGAGCTTCGCGTGCGGCTGCGCGAGACGTGGCCGCGGGGCGTGCCGATCTTGGCCGAGGGGCGGGCGATGATCGTCGGCTACTTGGGCGCCGAGCGGGCTCGGGGGCGGATCGCCGCCGACGCCGACTTGGAGACCATCGCGCTGATGCTCATCGGCAGTGCGCACCTGCTCTTCGCCGGCGCGGGCGTCGATGCGCCGCCGAGCCGCGCCGAGGTGCGCGAAGTCGTCGCCGCGGCGCTCGCCGGCGCTGGGTCTACAGACTCAGGATCGGCTTTCGGCTGA
- a CDS encoding metal ABC transporter solute-binding protein, Zn/Mn family, translated as MSQSPEPAGLGRRALSRRASARRLAAVAASCCVLAASASACASAQQPGATDAGTQIQVVAAETVWGDIAKQIGGDEVQITSILGVDGKGGVAGTAEQAAAFQPTAADSKALQAAQLVILNGAGLDPWVSQTLSSNAGINRLEVNVANQVGVTPGQNPYLWYDPAYVQTAARQIEQDFVQLRPNKQAYFQQQETEFEANAVTADEQTLSGLKQKYSGMVVATCDQVGAELAAQLGLKAVQPKSAALLAQSGGRILLCDAEDPGATSQAILKQAGVDQIPVVALSAYPEPAGTSYQEWQASQLQSVSQALAQG; from the coding sequence ATGTCCCAGTCACCCGAACCGGCCGGCCTCGGCCGCCGTGCCCTGTCGCGTCGCGCGAGTGCACGCCGTCTGGCCGCCGTCGCAGCCTCCTGCTGCGTTCTGGCCGCGTCCGCCTCGGCGTGCGCGTCCGCGCAGCAGCCTGGCGCGACCGACGCCGGCACGCAGATCCAGGTCGTCGCGGCGGAGACCGTGTGGGGCGACATCGCCAAGCAGATCGGCGGCGACGAGGTCCAGATCACCAGCATCCTCGGCGTGGACGGCAAGGGCGGGGTGGCCGGCACGGCCGAGCAGGCCGCCGCGTTCCAGCCGACCGCCGCCGACTCCAAGGCGCTGCAGGCGGCGCAGCTGGTGATCCTCAACGGCGCGGGCCTGGACCCGTGGGTGAGTCAGACGCTGAGTTCCAACGCGGGCATCAACCGGCTGGAGGTCAACGTGGCCAACCAGGTCGGGGTGACCCCGGGGCAGAACCCGTACCTGTGGTACGACCCGGCTTACGTGCAGACCGCAGCCCGCCAGATCGAACAGGACTTCGTGCAGCTGCGGCCGAACAAGCAGGCGTACTTCCAGCAGCAGGAGACCGAGTTCGAGGCGAACGCCGTCACCGCCGACGAGCAGACGCTCAGCGGACTCAAGCAGAAGTACTCCGGCATGGTGGTGGCCACCTGTGACCAGGTGGGCGCGGAGCTCGCCGCGCAGCTCGGGCTCAAGGCCGTGCAGCCGAAGTCGGCGGCGCTGCTGGCCCAGAGCGGCGGCAGGATCCTGCTCTGCGATGCCGAGGATCCCGGGGCGACCAGCCAGGCGATCCTCAAGCAGGCCGGCGTCGACCAGATCCCGGTGGTCGCGCTCAGCGCGTACCCGGAACCGGCCGGCACGAGCTACCAGGAGTGGCAGGCCAGCCAGCTCCAGTCGGTGAGTCAGGCACTGGCTCAGGGCTAG
- a CDS encoding FKBP-type peptidyl-prolyl cis-trans isomerase has translation MHPLISPRSSPRAGVARAARAPRLARFPGSGPLSWLCSLLMVLVLGAAAAGCSSDNSDESLPKVTGAYLSDPAISMPTGTPPTGLVIRTLIQGTGPVVDSADLALVYVEGKVWAGDREVFDSYTNRQPQSVPLATGGVMPAWKQLAGERVGSRVMMVVPPADGFGKNGYSQLNIAGGDTLVFVFDVLSSVPEQAAAQGAPIAYDPGTTLPKVVEQGATAGPKITIPAKTSPPKKLTVKTLVQGAGAKLVSGQTVVVQYCGVVWRSGQVFDSTYANKTPDTFVLGANEVLPGMEEALGGVKVGSRILMVIPPDLAYGNQAEPPYINNNDTLVFVVDVIDAYMPQTA, from the coding sequence ATGCACCCGCTCATCTCCCCGCGCTCATCTCCCCGCGCGGGCGTCGCAAGAGCCGCACGTGCGCCACGCCTCGCCCGCTTTCCAGGCTCCGGCCCGCTGAGCTGGCTCTGTTCCCTGCTGATGGTGCTGGTCCTCGGCGCCGCCGCGGCCGGCTGCAGCTCGGACAACTCGGATGAATCGCTGCCGAAGGTCACCGGCGCGTACCTGTCCGATCCGGCCATCTCCATGCCCACCGGCACTCCGCCCACCGGCCTGGTCATCCGTACCCTGATCCAGGGCACCGGCCCGGTGGTCGACTCCGCCGACCTGGCCCTGGTCTACGTGGAGGGCAAGGTGTGGGCCGGGGACCGCGAGGTCTTCGACAGCTACACCAACCGCCAGCCGCAGTCCGTCCCGCTGGCCACCGGCGGTGTGATGCCGGCCTGGAAGCAGCTGGCCGGCGAGCGGGTCGGCAGCCGGGTGATGATGGTGGTCCCGCCGGCCGACGGCTTCGGCAAGAACGGCTACTCCCAGCTCAACATCGCCGGCGGCGACACCCTCGTGTTCGTGTTCGACGTGCTCAGCTCCGTGCCCGAGCAGGCTGCCGCACAGGGCGCCCCGATAGCCTACGACCCCGGCACCACGCTGCCGAAGGTGGTCGAGCAGGGCGCCACCGCCGGGCCGAAGATCACCATTCCGGCCAAGACCTCGCCGCCGAAGAAGCTGACCGTCAAGACCCTGGTGCAGGGCGCCGGTGCGAAGCTGGTCTCCGGCCAGACCGTGGTGGTGCAGTACTGCGGCGTGGTCTGGCGTTCCGGCCAGGTCTTCGACTCCACCTACGCGAATAAGACCCCGGATACCTTCGTGCTCGGCGCGAACGAGGTGCTGCCCGGCATGGAGGAGGCCCTCGGCGGCGTCAAGGTAGGAAGCAGGATCCTGATGGTCATCCCACCCGACCTCGCCTACGGCAATCAGGCCGAACCCCCGTACATCAATAACAACGACACCCTCGTGTTCGTCGTCGACGTGATCGACGCCTACATGCCGCAGACGGCGTGA
- a CDS encoding acyl-CoA dehydrogenase family protein: protein MQHAAPHDAALRARVRSLAAAEIAPFAAIVDATRYFPLEGYDALRAAGLHAPYLPAGYGGAGFGESAVCAVVEELARVCGSSALIPAVNLLGAAPLLLAGDVRLKHRYLTPVAAGEALITTAMFEDAGDAEEVACRAVRRADGGWTLFGAKPRAVNAGVAHFYTVLAVTDPQAGPEHGLSVFVLEDGDRGFGQGDRLPQHGVTGIPTRRLSFNGVELGEDRLVGAVGDGLRIARRTREYGQVALGAHAVGVAQGALDCAAGQLGSAERCEIEELLAQARRTVAEAAAALETADPASAAMAARARLRACAAAARVTREVLAAVADHAAPARALADRFQRDARAVAWPAVAELERQGTDLAA, encoded by the coding sequence ATGCAGCACGCCGCCCCGCACGACGCAGCCCTGCGCGCCCGAGTCCGCTCGCTCGCCGCGGCCGAGATCGCCCCTTTCGCAGCGATCGTAGACGCCACACGCTACTTCCCGCTGGAGGGCTATGACGCGCTCCGGGCGGCCGGACTGCACGCGCCGTACCTTCCGGCGGGCTACGGCGGCGCCGGGTTCGGCGAGTCGGCGGTGTGCGCGGTGGTCGAGGAGCTGGCGCGGGTGTGCGGCTCCTCCGCGTTGATCCCGGCGGTGAACCTGCTCGGCGCGGCGCCCCTGCTGCTGGCCGGCGACGTCCGCCTGAAGCACCGCTACCTCACCCCGGTGGCGGCGGGCGAGGCGTTGATCACGACCGCGATGTTCGAGGACGCCGGCGACGCCGAGGAGGTCGCCTGCCGGGCCGTGCGCCGGGCTGACGGCGGCTGGACCCTGTTCGGCGCCAAGCCGCGCGCGGTGAACGCCGGGGTCGCGCACTTCTACACGGTGCTGGCCGTCACCGACCCGCAGGCCGGCCCCGAGCACGGCCTGAGCGTGTTCGTGCTCGAAGACGGCGACCGGGGATTCGGCCAGGGCGACCGGCTTCCGCAGCACGGGGTGACCGGGATCCCGACCCGGCGGCTGTCGTTCAACGGGGTCGAGCTGGGCGAGGACCGGCTGGTCGGCGCGGTCGGCGACGGGCTGCGCATCGCCCGCCGCACCCGCGAGTACGGCCAGGTGGCGCTCGGCGCGCACGCGGTGGGCGTCGCCCAGGGCGCGCTGGACTGCGCGGCCGGGCAACTCGGCTCAGCGGAGCGGTGCGAGATCGAAGAGCTCCTCGCGCAGGCGCGCCGCACGGTCGCCGAGGCGGCCGCTGCCCTGGAGACCGCCGACCCGGCCTCGGCCGCGATGGCGGCCCGGGCGCGGCTGCGGGCGTGCGCGGCTGCGGCGCGGGTGACCCGCGAGGTCCTGGCCGCGGTCGCGGACCACGCGGCGCCCGCGCGGGCCTTGGCCGACCGGTTCCAGCGCGACGCGCGCGCGGTGGCCTGGCCGGCCGTGGCCGAGCTCGAGCGTCAGGGCACTGACCTGGCCGCCTGA